Proteins encoded by one window of uncultured Draconibacterium sp.:
- a CDS encoding sigma-70 family RNA polymerase sigma factor produces MTDSQLIEQIRENNDLAFRALINKYKNLVYNTAFRLVRNSEDAEDIFQDVFLEIYKSCDAVRFDEDLTVWIYKIAYNKSISFLRRKNPAKASNNNNDIANNELKLIEKNHPAKQLEQKENITTLYRFIDQLPENQRKVLLLHKFEGLSQKEICEKLDMSEHSVESLIYRARKNLKQKLNAYFKLNS; encoded by the coding sequence ATGACGGACAGTCAACTCATAGAGCAAATTCGGGAAAACAATGATCTTGCATTCAGGGCTCTTATTAATAAATACAAAAATCTTGTATACAATACAGCCTTTCGTTTAGTGCGGAATTCTGAGGATGCTGAAGATATCTTTCAGGATGTTTTTCTCGAAATCTACAAATCATGCGACGCTGTGAGGTTTGATGAAGATCTCACTGTCTGGATTTATAAAATTGCATACAACAAATCAATCAGTTTTCTTCGTCGTAAAAACCCGGCAAAAGCAAGTAACAACAACAACGATATTGCCAATAACGAACTAAAACTTATTGAAAAAAACCACCCGGCCAAACAACTTGAACAAAAAGAGAACATAACCACCCTTTACCGTTTTATCGACCAACTCCCTGAAAACCAAAGAAAAGTTTTACTCCTGCATAAATTCGAAGGTCTCTCGCAAAAAGAAATTTGTGAGAAGCTGGATATGTCTGAGCACTCGGTAGAATCACTGATTTACCGTGCCCGAAAAAACCTCAAACAAAAACTCAACGCGTATTTTAAACTTAATTCCTGA
- the tpiA gene encoding triose-phosphate isomerase, with the protein MRQKIVAGNWKCNTNLQEGVELAKAVDAIVAIEGADDVVVVLGTPFTHITKVVDTVNTERIGVAAQNCAAEAKGAFTGEVSAEMVKSTGAEYVILGHSERREYYGETSEILNKKVALALENGLTPIYCCGEALDIREAGTHNEYVVNQLEETVFQLSADDFKKIVIAYEPIWAIGTGVTASSDQAQDMHANIRAAITAKFGEEVAEGTSILYGGSCKASNANELFANKDVDGGLIGGASLKAEDFIGIINGF; encoded by the coding sequence ATGAGACAAAAGATAGTTGCAGGAAACTGGAAATGTAACACCAACTTGCAAGAAGGTGTTGAGTTGGCTAAAGCTGTTGATGCGATTGTAGCAATCGAAGGCGCTGACGATGTAGTTGTTGTATTGGGTACTCCATTTACACACATTACAAAAGTAGTTGACACAGTAAACACTGAGCGTATTGGTGTAGCTGCACAAAACTGTGCTGCCGAAGCTAAAGGAGCTTTCACTGGCGAGGTTTCTGCCGAGATGGTTAAATCTACTGGAGCTGAATACGTTATTTTAGGTCACTCAGAGCGTCGTGAATATTACGGCGAAACAAGTGAGATCCTGAACAAAAAAGTAGCCCTTGCTTTAGAAAACGGATTAACTCCGATCTACTGCTGTGGTGAAGCTTTGGATATTCGCGAAGCAGGTACTCACAACGAATATGTTGTTAATCAATTGGAAGAAACTGTTTTCCAACTTTCTGCCGACGATTTCAAAAAAATCGTAATTGCTTACGAACCAATCTGGGCAATCGGTACTGGTGTTACTGCTAGTTCTGACCAGGCTCAGGACATGCACGCTAACATTCGTGCTGCAATCACTGCTAAATTCGGTGAAGAAGTTGCTGAAGGAACTTCAATCCTATACGGTGGTAGCTGTAAAGCAAGCAACGCAAACGAACTGTTCGCCAACAAAGATGTTGACGGTGGTTTAATTGGTGGTGCATCATTAAAAGCTGAAGACTTTATTGGAATCATCAACGGATTCTAA